A region from the Desulfomarina profundi genome encodes:
- a CDS encoding HAD family hydrolase has product MSRKLSVPRKRVCGVGNDYNDLDLLDWAGMACLVANGPEHLHSRYCVVAGNNSCGVKEAANRFSEVLVFFD; this is encoded by the coding sequence TTGAGCAGGAAACTGTCTGTCCCCCGCAAACGGGTATGTGGGGTGGGCAATGACTACAATGATCTGGACCTTCTTGACTGGGCTGGTATGGCCTGTCTTGTGGCCAACGGGCCTGAGCATCTTCACAGCAGATATTGTGTTGTTGCCGGGAATAACAGTTGTGGGGTTAAGGAGGCGGCCAACAGATTTTCAGAGGTATTGGTTTTTTTTGATTAA
- a CDS encoding HAD family hydrolase — protein MKNGILSPGAGKGIFVVDFDGTLLRDDKKVAGEDSRALATLRQNGIITVVATGRSLYSFRKIMNELERDSQPRLPLDYVILSTGAGIMDFSNNSFLQSRSLAGEDIVEISRVLDEAGLNYMVHRRIPETHYFLYRLNRSSSGSDFSNRLELYREFSEPFTFERLSAFGGATEILVIAREDQGEDVTSFLTEKFKNNSVIRATSPWTTVLSGSKSSPLVFPKAVQFHG, from the coding sequence GTGAAGAACGGTATACTGTCACCAGGCGCTGGAAAAGGGATTTTCGTTGTTGATTTTGACGGAACTCTGCTTCGGGATGATAAAAAAGTGGCCGGTGAAGACAGCAGAGCGCTGGCCACTCTGCGTCAAAACGGTATAATAACGGTGGTTGCCACGGGAAGATCTCTTTATTCCTTCCGCAAAATAATGAATGAACTGGAAAGAGATTCCCAGCCTCGTCTTCCCCTTGATTACGTGATTCTCTCCACCGGTGCCGGAATTATGGATTTCTCCAACAATTCTTTTTTGCAGTCCAGATCTCTGGCCGGCGAGGATATTGTTGAAATTTCCCGGGTACTTGATGAGGCGGGCCTGAATTATATGGTGCATCGCCGGATACCGGAGACACATTATTTTTTATACAGGCTCAATAGATCCAGCTCTGGAAGTGATTTCAGTAATCGGCTTGAGCTGTACAGGGAATTTTCAGAACCTTTCACCTTCGAGCGATTATCCGCTTTTGGTGGGGCAACGGAAATCCTTGTCATTGCCAGGGAGGATCAGGGAGAAGATGTTACTTCTTTTTTGACAGAAAAATTCAAAAACAACAGTGTAATACGAGCGACATCCCCCTGGACCACCGTTCTGTCTGGATCGAAATCTTCGCCCCTGGTGTTTCCAAAAGCAGTGCAGTTTCATGGTTGA
- the recD gene encoding exodeoxyribonuclease V subunit alpha has translation MKVDRKQNLLELHLARFLTARSQLAGEEKVKFHDLVLRLGEVMGEGHTCLEVSREEETFLRGICLVGEQSDGKLPLILFRGRLYLQKYFFYESRLASKLRMMAQRKYIAGIEMERLLDLYFGPAGDEKDWQREAAMVAVKKGLTIISGGPGTGKTTTIVKLLAVLLQLGNQEMVIGLCAPTGKAAMRLQQAVRTGGAALGLSPEITDRISGEAMTLHRLLGVKKYSSGFRHDRNNLLVHDLLVVDEASMVDLALMSKLVDALKPDCRLVLLGDKDQLVSVESGAVLADCIRSLPGNTVELKKTWRFESGIKEFARAINEGNSASAWAVLEDENIDNITLLQGDIARFVGRKYITYMAAIAGVGNGDVQFDAVFRAFSRFQVLCAVHYGEKGVEGINRQVENSLTVSVGSGTPYQVLPGEWYPGRPIMVTRNDYTLGIYNGDIGICLPDPASGDLKIWFEGSGGSFMSCFPSRLPPHETAFAITIHKSQGSEFEEVLLVLPDGENRVLCRELLYTGVTRAGKHVTLAGERKVFDYGLSRPVRRFSGLREQLMSF, from the coding sequence ATGAAGGTTGACAGGAAACAGAATCTTCTCGAGCTGCACCTTGCCCGTTTTCTTACAGCCCGCTCACAACTTGCAGGAGAAGAAAAAGTTAAATTCCATGATCTGGTTTTGCGTCTCGGGGAAGTGATGGGTGAGGGGCATACCTGTCTTGAGGTTTCAAGAGAAGAAGAGACTTTTCTTCGTGGAATCTGTCTGGTTGGAGAGCAAAGTGATGGGAAGTTGCCTTTGATACTTTTTCGGGGCAGACTCTACCTGCAGAAATATTTTTTCTATGAATCCAGGCTGGCCTCAAAACTGCGTATGATGGCACAGCGTAAATATATTGCGGGAATAGAAATGGAGAGGTTGCTTGACCTCTATTTTGGCCCGGCCGGAGATGAGAAGGACTGGCAGAGAGAGGCTGCGATGGTTGCAGTTAAAAAAGGGTTGACCATAATTTCAGGAGGTCCGGGAACAGGAAAAACAACTACTATTGTGAAGCTGCTCGCTGTTCTTCTCCAGTTGGGTAATCAGGAAATGGTGATCGGTCTCTGTGCCCCAACAGGAAAGGCGGCCATGCGATTACAGCAGGCGGTAAGAACAGGAGGGGCAGCACTGGGATTGTCACCTGAAATAACTGACAGGATTTCAGGTGAGGCCATGACTCTCCACCGGTTGCTGGGAGTGAAAAAATATTCGTCTGGTTTTCGTCATGATCGAAATAATCTTCTGGTTCATGATCTTCTTGTGGTCGATGAAGCGTCCATGGTTGATCTCGCTTTGATGAGTAAACTGGTGGATGCACTTAAACCGGATTGTCGCCTGGTGTTGTTGGGAGATAAAGATCAACTGGTCTCAGTGGAATCCGGAGCCGTTCTTGCCGATTGCATCAGGAGTCTGCCTGGGAATACGGTCGAACTCAAGAAAACCTGGAGGTTCGAAAGCGGCATCAAGGAATTTGCCCGGGCTATAAACGAGGGAAACAGTGCTTCCGCGTGGGCTGTTCTTGAAGATGAGAATATTGACAATATAACCTTGCTGCAGGGTGATATCGCCAGGTTTGTCGGTAGAAAGTACATAACATACATGGCCGCTATTGCAGGAGTGGGTAACGGTGATGTCCAGTTTGATGCTGTTTTCCGTGCGTTTTCCCGGTTTCAGGTATTGTGTGCTGTCCACTATGGTGAAAAGGGAGTGGAGGGGATTAACCGGCAGGTGGAAAATTCTCTTACGGTATCGGTGGGTTCAGGAACCCCGTATCAGGTTCTGCCGGGGGAATGGTACCCTGGAAGACCAATTATGGTAACACGTAACGATTATACGCTTGGTATATATAATGGTGATATCGGAATATGTCTGCCCGATCCGGCCAGCGGTGATCTGAAAATCTGGTTTGAAGGCAGCGGCGGGAGCTTCATGAGCTGTTTTCCTTCACGTCTTCCACCCCATGAAACAGCTTTTGCCATCACCATACATAAAAGCCAGGGATCAGAATTTGAAGAGGTTCTCCTGGTTCTTCCGGACGGAGAGAACAGGGTTCTCTGCAGAGAACTACTGTATACCGGAGTGACCAGGGCTGGAAAACATGTCACATTGGCCGGCGAAAGAAAGGTTTTCGATTATGGCCTGAGCAGACCGGTTCGTCGTTTCAGCGGCCTCAGGGAGCAGTTAATGTCTTTCTGA